In Bactrocera oleae isolate idBacOlea1 chromosome 3, idBacOlea1, whole genome shotgun sequence, a genomic segment contains:
- the LOC106622976 gene encoding uncharacterized protein, translated as MPYSHCSPKFNRGNKHLLKFSPISNVESKPFKFETHLTVRSVKKYDKMDLPIEFKVSPESLLHLAVKVVDALTLPDVYQWTDRDVCNWLKRLGYQQYEHTFRTNLITGRKLLLTNANALCAMNIKNFSDIKRLAEGIRQLFYFEMTNFMRSISLPPHHLYELYKLFQTKSGYAYLKRSDLWCQIKVLREKSKYLCHWDILEHWMSRETRDKEFFGALN; from the exons ATGCCTTACTCCCACTGTAGTCCAAAGTTTAATCGCGGAAATAAACATTTGCTCAAGTTTTCGCCAATATCGAATGTAGAAAGTAAACCTTTTAAATTCGAAACTCATTTGACTGTGCGAAGCGTGAAAAAATACGATAAAATGGATTTACCCATTGAATTCAAAGTCTCGCCGGAGAGTTTATTACACCTAGCCGTCAAAGTTGTAGATGCCTTGACATTACCAGACGTTTATCAATGGACCGATAGGGACGTTTGTAATTGGTTAAAGCGCTTAGGTTATCAACAATATGAG CACACTTTCCGTACCAACTTAATCACAGGACGGAAGCTTCTGTTGACCAACGCCAATGCGTTATGCGCCATgaacataaaaaatttcagcGATATCAAGCGATTAGCAGAGGGCATACGTCAACTCTTCTACTTCGAAATGACTAATTTTATGCGAAGTATATCATTGCCTCCACATCATCTTTACGAGCTCTACAAACTATTTCAGACGAAGAGTGGTTATGCGTATTTAAAACGGTCCGATCTCTGGTGTCAAATAAAAGTGCTGCgggaaaaatcaaaatatctcTGCCACTGGGATATACTCGAACACTGGATGTCGCGGGAGACGAGAGATAAAGAATTTTTTGGTGCACTAAattga